In Thiospirochaeta perfilievii, a single window of DNA contains:
- a CDS encoding septal ring lytic transglycosylase RlpA family protein, which produces MKRFLFAFLIILPVLIYSHELKGEASWYGGKFIGRQTANGEIFDTMLYTAAHKTLPFNTIVEVTNLDNGKKTTVRINDRGPFIKGRIIDLSQKAAEDIDMVKTGTAKIVLKVIKMPKTAQVMDIQVAAYSNFTYATAMKKKLKSAGFEPKTSMSNTGIMRVMIPNVPISKSYEIVKKLEGLGIDKILIKHRG; this is translated from the coding sequence ATGAAAAGATTTTTATTTGCATTTTTAATAATTTTACCTGTTTTAATATATAGCCATGAATTAAAAGGAGAAGCCTCTTGGTATGGAGGTAAGTTTATAGGTAGACAGACTGCTAATGGAGAAATATTTGATACTATGCTGTATACAGCTGCCCATAAGACCCTACCTTTTAATACTATTGTTGAAGTTACAAACCTAGATAACGGAAAAAAGACTACTGTACGAATAAATGATAGAGGCCCATTCATTAAGGGAAGAATTATTGACCTGTCACAAAAAGCGGCAGAAGATATAGACATGGTAAAAACTGGTACAGCAAAAATAGTATTAAAAGTTATAAAAATGCCAAAAACTGCCCAGGTTATGGATATTCAAGTTGCAGCTTACTCTAATTTCACCTACGCAACGGCAATGAAAAAAAAGTTAAAAAGTGCAGGCTTTGAGCCTAAAACGTCCATGAGCAATACAGGGATCATGAGGGTTATGATACCTAACGTACCTATAAGCAAAAGTTATGAGATTGTAAAAAAATTAGAAGGTCTAGGAATAGACAAAATACTAATAAAACATAGGGGTTAA